The Populus alba chromosome 6, ASM523922v2, whole genome shotgun sequence genomic interval ATTGTATGGTCTACTGGCTTTCTTCCTGTCAACAACTCTAGAAGAACAACTCCAAAACTGTAAACATCACTTTTCTGAGTTATTTGTCCAGTCATGGCGTACCTGAGAACAAACCATGGATTAGAAAAGAGAATGCAATAAAATCTTAGCATAAATGTTATTGCATAATTGAGAGTTACTACTAGCTGCTAGGAAGGCTAAAAAAAGTTCACGCAAGTTCTTAGCATCTCTAAGGCGAAAGGTATGCAGGAAAAGCTGCTCCATTTTGGTTTAGGACACAGAATATACACTTCACTTTACTGCATTTAGATACTCAATGCTTTCTTAATAGATGAGAGAATGAATGTTCACGATTAGAGTAAGACAAGACTGCAATTTCAGACAACAGGCTAGTGTTAGAGAAGACATGAGGCTTACTCTGGAGCATGGTAGCCAAATGTTCCCAAGACCCTGGTTGAATGCAGTCGAGCAGCAGTGTCAGAATGGGCATTTGACAAGTTGAAATCGGCGATTCTGGACACGAAGTCGTCAAAGAGAAGGACATTGCTTGATCTGACATCGCGATGAACTATAGGAGGCTGAACCTTTTCGTGCAGGTACTCGAGGCCTTTGGCAGCCCCATATGCAATTTTAACTCTCTGGTTCCAGTTCAGAACTGGACCTGGTTCAGCCCCTTGGACACCTTTCCTCCCTGTagtataaaattaactaaatatgaACAAATTCCAAGAAACAAATGAAACTAAGAAACATCATAACTGGATTTACCATGTAGTACATCATGTAAAGAACCCATTACTGCAAACTGATAAACCAAGATTCGGTTGTTTGCCTCCAAACAATACCCCGTCAACTCCACAAAGTGTTCATGCTTCAGTCTTGAAACTACAGACAGCTGCATGACCCCAGATGCAAACATCGAATCAAAACTTTGTGACCAGAAAATAGCATTTACCAAAAGAAACGCTCCCAATATCTAACCTGTGCTGCAAAATCAGAATCTGGTTCCTGTGAGCTGCTGGTGTCTAGCTTCTTGATTGCAGCACGCATGCCATCACTTAACTTGCCATAGAAAACTCTGCCATAAGAACCTTCTCCGATCAAAGCCTTCGTACCAAAGTTTCCTGTCATCTTATTTAACTCATCCAATGGTATTGCCGGAATTTCAATAGGTAATACCTTCTGTGGAGCTCCGTTTCTGGCCGGAGTGGCGCTTCTTGGCTCTCCTCTCCCGCTGCCTATAATACACAGTAGGAATTATCACATCAGAAACTTGAGAAACCCAGGTCATTCACCAGAAAACGTTAAATGGTTATTCTTCTTGGCTGCTATTATATTTCCCTTAAAACTATCATCATTCATCGGACAGGAGATATTGCAAAAATGGCATGAAATTATGTCAACAATGGAGGCCAAGAACAcgagaaaattaaaatccaagattGGAAACTAGGAATAGAATGAATTACCACCACCATATGGATTCCCTCCTCTAGGCGGGGCTGTGTATTGATTAGCAGGCGGGCCATGGGGTTCCTCCTCTTTATCTCCACAACAGAACATATGAATTCTTGGATAAATCTAATACAAGCAATATCCTGCAATCCCAGAAAAGAACAAACCATATAGAAATATGTAATCAACACAATAAAACAAACGAAGGTCCTTTTTATCgaatcaaaaacccaaaaactatCTGGGGTTGAAACTAAATATGTCTTTCAAATAAATTACACCTGTTGAAATACCTTCTGTGGAGCATTGGGGAACACCAATGATGTTCTCAaagtttaatttatgattaaattgttaatgttcaTGTTTCTCAA includes:
- the LOC118043879 gene encoding probable protein kinase At2g41970, producing MFCCGDKEEEPHGPPANQYTAPPRGGNPYGGGSGRGEPRSATPARNGAPQKVLPIEIPAIPLDELNKMTGNFGTKALIGEGSYGRVFYGKLSDGMRAAIKKLDTSSSQEPDSDFAAQLSVVSRLKHEHFVELTGYCLEANNRILVYQFAVMGSLHDVLHGRKGVQGAEPGPVLNWNQRVKIAYGAAKGLEYLHEKVQPPIVHRDVRSSNVLLFDDFVSRIADFNLSNAHSDTAARLHSTRVLGTFGYHAPEYAMTGQITQKSDVYSFGVVLLELLTGRKPVDHTMPKGQQSLVTWATPRLSEDKVKQCVDPKLNNDYPPKAVAKLAAVAALCVQYEADFRPNMTIVVKALQPLLNSKPAGPDAQA